The Pseudomonas azotoformans genome has a segment encoding these proteins:
- a CDS encoding helix-turn-helix domain-containing protein: MITNHLPKTILPLEKEVEAAVQGQRELASLLSTKFETQRIDIFDKEDKPHTLVLPTSALRLLVDILGELAIGNAVKVVPVHAELTSQEAADLLNVSRPHLVKMLEEGAIPFTKTGRHRRIRFSDLMAFKQRRAEESQRAMEALAKQAQELGMGYDG, translated from the coding sequence ATGATCACCAACCACCTTCCCAAAACGATCCTTCCGCTGGAAAAGGAAGTCGAAGCGGCCGTACAAGGTCAGCGCGAATTGGCGTCTCTGTTGTCGACCAAATTCGAAACCCAGCGAATCGATATCTTCGACAAAGAAGACAAGCCCCACACCCTCGTACTCCCAACCTCAGCACTGCGCTTGTTGGTGGATATCCTGGGCGAGTTGGCTATCGGCAATGCCGTCAAGGTAGTCCCTGTGCATGCTGAACTCACCTCGCAGGAGGCCGCCGACCTGCTTAACGTTTCACGGCCGCACTTGGTCAAGATGCTGGAGGAAGGTGCCATTCCCTTTACAAAAACCGGTCGACATCGGCGAATCCGGTTTTCGGATTTGATGGCGTTCAAGCAGAGGCGAGCTGAGGAAAGCCAGAGAGCAATGGAGGCGCTTGCTAAACAGGCCCAGGAGTTGGGAATGGGGTATGACGGATGA